One region of Serinus canaria isolate serCan28SL12 chromosome 25, serCan2020, whole genome shotgun sequence genomic DNA includes:
- the LOC127060453 gene encoding collagen alpha-2(VIII) chain-like isoform X5, translated as MLKVSYIKIYKCKNRYREREPGGVLGGPGPAPPPRGASAAFPFFFSFLRVFYEKKKKNPNQNEIPASLGMEMGQPGQLLSRGTPAPPRCPPRCPPRCPPRAPGSAAASPGTTGSGIRVGVPGVGSTGGGVGWSLSTCPGGDSGGDGPGQVGWTPQDRWDGLGQVGKTRDRWGWMAWDRWEWPGAGGDGWPGTGRDGHPRTGGMDTPGQGGDGHPRTGGDGHPRTGGDGHPRTGGMDTPGQGGMDTPGQVGMDTPGQVGWTPQDRWDGHPRTGGMDTPGQVGMDTPGQGGIHGPAAIPGSSLCTPQRLRGSHPDPKTGAGNSGSPPGLLTRAAHPKAAAWERSQFPFGDPPPAPHSPGDVAGAGRGG; from the exons atgcttaAAGTTTcctatataaaaatatacaaatgcaaaaatagaTATCGAGAGAGAGAGCCGgggggggtgctgggggggcCGGGCCCTGCGCCCCCTCCCCGGGgagcttctgctgcctttcctttttttttttcttttttgcgTGTTTTttacgaaaaaaaaaaaaaaaacccaaatcaaaacGAGATTCCTGCTTCCCTCgggatggagatggggcagCCGGGGCAGCTCCTCTCCCGAGGGACTCCGGCTCCTCCCCGGTGCCCTCCTCGGTGCCCGCCTCGGTGCCCGCCCCGGGCTCCCGGCTCGGCTGCAGCTTCTCCCGGGACAACGGGGAGTGGGATAAGGGTGGGGGTACCCGGGGTGGGAAGCACtggggggggtgtggggtgGTCACTCTCCACCTGCCCTGGGGGGGACAGTGGTGGGGATGGCCCGGGACAGGTGGGATGGACACCCCAGGACAGGTGGGATGGCCTGGGACAGGTGGGAAAGACCCGGGACAGGTGGGGATGGATGGCCTGGGACAGGTGGGAATggcctggggcaggtggggatggatggcctgggacagggagggatggaCACCCCAGGACAGGTGGGATGgacaccccaggacagggaggggatggacaccccaggacagggggGGATGGACACCCCAGGACAGGTGGGGATGGACACCCCAGGACAG gggggatggacaccccaggacagggggGGATGGACACCCCAGGACAG GTGGGGATGGACACCCCAGGACAGGTGGGATGGACACCCCAGGACAGGTGGGATGGACACCCCAGGACAG GTGGGATGGACACCCCGGGACAGGTAGGGATGgacaccccaggacagggggGGATCCATGGACCAGCAGCCATCCCGGGGAGCTCCCTCTGCACCCCCCAGAGATTGAGGGGGTCACACCCCGACCCCAAAACGGGAGCAGGGAATTCAGGGTCCCCTCCTGGGCTCCTCACCCGGGCTGCTCAccccaaagctgctgcctgggaacGATCCCAATTTCCTTTTGGGGACCCACCCCCcgcaccccacagccctggggatgtggctggggcaggaagaggagggtga
- the LOC127060453 gene encoding translation initiation factor IF-2-like isoform X1: MLKVSYIKIYKCKNRYREREPGGVLGGPGPAPPPRGASAAFPFFFSFLRVFYEKKKKNPNQNEIPASLGMEMGQPGQLLSRGTPAPPRCPPRCPPRCPPRAPGSAAASPGTTGSGIRVGVPGVGSTGGGVGWSLSTCPGGDSGGDGPGQVGWTPQDRWDGLGQVGKTRDRWGWMAWDRWEWPGAGGDGWPGTGRDGHPRTGGMDTPGQGGDGHPRTGGDGHPRTGGDGHPRTGGMDTPGQGGMDTPGQVGMDTPGQVGWTPQDRWDGHPRTGGDGPGQGGWTPQDRWDGHPRTGGMDTPGQVGMDTPGQGGIHGPAAIPGSSLCTPQRLRGSHPDPKTGAGNSGSPPGLLTRAAHPKAAAWERSQFPFGDPPPAPHSPGDVAGAGRGG; encoded by the exons atgcttaAAGTTTcctatataaaaatatacaaatgcaaaaatagaTATCGAGAGAGAGAGCCGgggggggtgctgggggggcCGGGCCCTGCGCCCCCTCCCCGGGgagcttctgctgcctttcctttttttttttcttttttgcgTGTTTTttacgaaaaaaaaaaaaaaaacccaaatcaaaacGAGATTCCTGCTTCCCTCgggatggagatggggcagCCGGGGCAGCTCCTCTCCCGAGGGACTCCGGCTCCTCCCCGGTGCCCTCCTCGGTGCCCGCCTCGGTGCCCGCCCCGGGCTCCCGGCTCGGCTGCAGCTTCTCCCGGGACAACGGGGAGTGGGATAAGGGTGGGGGTACCCGGGGTGGGAAGCACtggggggggtgtggggtgGTCACTCTCCACCTGCCCTGGGGGGGACAGTGGTGGGGATGGCCCGGGACAGGTGGGATGGACACCCCAGGACAGGTGGGATGGCCTGGGACAGGTGGGAAAGACCCGGGACAGGTGGGGATGGATGGCCTGGGACAGGTGGGAATggcctggggcaggtggggatggatggcctgggacagggagggatggaCACCCCAGGACAGGTGGGATGgacaccccaggacagggaggggatggacaccccaggacagggggGGATGGACACCCCAGGACAGGTGGGGATGGACACCCCAGGACAG gggggatggacaccccaggacagggggGGATGGACACCCCAGGACAG GTGGGGATGGACACCCCAGGACAGGTGGGATGGACACCCCAGGACAGGTGGGATGGACACCCCAGGACAGGTGGGGATGGCCCAGGACAGGGGGGATGGACACCCCAGGATAG GTGGGATGGACACCCCAGGACAG GTGGGATGGACACCCCGGGACAGGTAGGGATGgacaccccaggacagggggGGATCCATGGACCAGCAGCCATCCCGGGGAGCTCCCTCTGCACCCCCCAGAGATTGAGGGGGTCACACCCCGACCCCAAAACGGGAGCAGGGAATTCAGGGTCCCCTCCTGGGCTCCTCACCCGGGCTGCTCAccccaaagctgctgcctgggaacGATCCCAATTTCCTTTTGGGGACCCACCCCCcgcaccccacagccctggggatgtggctggggcaggaagaggagggtga
- the LOC127060453 gene encoding collagen alpha-1(IV) chain-like isoform X8, whose translation MLKVSYIKIYKCKNRYREREPGGVLGGPGPAPPPRGASAAFPFFFSFLRVFYEKKKKNPNQNEIPASLGMEMGQPGQLLSRGTPAPPRCPPRCPPRCPPRAPGSAAASPGTTGSGIRVGVPGVGSTGGGVGWSLSTCPGGDSGGDGPGQVGWTPQDRWDGLGQVGMDTPGQVGMDTPGQGGMDTPGQVGMDTPGQVGWTPQDRWDGHPRTGGDGPGQGGWTPQDRWDGHPRTGGMDTPGQVGMDTPGQGGIHGPAAIPGSSLCTPQRLRGSHPDPKTGAGNSGSPPGLLTRAAHPKAAAWERSQFPFGDPPPAPHSPGDVAGAGRGG comes from the exons atgcttaAAGTTTcctatataaaaatatacaaatgcaaaaatagaTATCGAGAGAGAGAGCCGgggggggtgctgggggggcCGGGCCCTGCGCCCCCTCCCCGGGgagcttctgctgcctttcctttttttttttcttttttgcgTGTTTTttacgaaaaaaaaaaaaaaaacccaaatcaaaacGAGATTCCTGCTTCCCTCgggatggagatggggcagCCGGGGCAGCTCCTCTCCCGAGGGACTCCGGCTCCTCCCCGGTGCCCTCCTCGGTGCCCGCCTCGGTGCCCGCCCCGGGCTCCCGGCTCGGCTGCAGCTTCTCCCGGGACAACGGGGAGTGGGATAAGGGTGGGGGTACCCGGGGTGGGAAGCACtggggggggtgtggggtgGTCACTCTCCACCTGCCCTGGGGGGGACAGTGGTGGGGATGGCCCGGGACAGGTGGGATGGACACCCCAGGACAGGTGGGATGGCCTGGGACAG GTGGGGATGGACACCCCAGGACAGGTGGGGATGgacaccccaggacagggggGGATGGACACCCCAGGACAG GTGGGGATGGACACCCCAGGACAGGTGGGATGGACACCCCAGGACAGGTGGGATGGACACCCCAGGACAGGTGGGGATGGCCCAGGACAGGGGGGATGGACACCCCAGGATAG GTGGGATGGACACCCCAGGACAG GTGGGATGGACACCCCGGGACAGGTAGGGATGgacaccccaggacagggggGGATCCATGGACCAGCAGCCATCCCGGGGAGCTCCCTCTGCACCCCCCAGAGATTGAGGGGGTCACACCCCGACCCCAAAACGGGAGCAGGGAATTCAGGGTCCCCTCCTGGGCTCCTCACCCGGGCTGCTCAccccaaagctgctgcctgggaacGATCCCAATTTCCTTTTGGGGACCCACCCCCcgcaccccacagccctggggatgtggctggggcaggaagaggagggtga
- the LOC127060453 gene encoding uncharacterized PE-PGRS family protein PE_PGRS54-like isoform X4 has product MLKVSYIKIYKCKNRYREREPGGVLGGPGPAPPPRGASAAFPFFFSFLRVFYEKKKKNPNQNEIPASLGMEMGQPGQLLSRGTPAPPRCPPRCPPRCPPRAPGSAAASPGTTGSGIRVGVPGVGSTGGGVGWSLSTCPGGDSGGDGPGQVGWTPQDRWDGLGQVGKTRDRWGWMAWDRWEWPGAGGDGWPGTGRDGHPRTGGMDTPGQGGDGHPRTGGDGHPRTGGDGHPRTGGDGHPRTGGDGHPRTGGMDTPGQGGWTPQDRGGWTPQDRWDGHPRTGGMDTPGQVGMDTPGQGGIHGPAAIPGSSLCTPQRLRGSHPDPKTGAGNSGSPPGLLTRAAHPKAAAWERSQFPFGDPPPAPHSPGDVAGAGRGG; this is encoded by the exons atgcttaAAGTTTcctatataaaaatatacaaatgcaaaaatagaTATCGAGAGAGAGAGCCGgggggggtgctgggggggcCGGGCCCTGCGCCCCCTCCCCGGGgagcttctgctgcctttcctttttttttttcttttttgcgTGTTTTttacgaaaaaaaaaaaaaaaacccaaatcaaaacGAGATTCCTGCTTCCCTCgggatggagatggggcagCCGGGGCAGCTCCTCTCCCGAGGGACTCCGGCTCCTCCCCGGTGCCCTCCTCGGTGCCCGCCTCGGTGCCCGCCCCGGGCTCCCGGCTCGGCTGCAGCTTCTCCCGGGACAACGGGGAGTGGGATAAGGGTGGGGGTACCCGGGGTGGGAAGCACtggggggggtgtggggtgGTCACTCTCCACCTGCCCTGGGGGGGACAGTGGTGGGGATGGCCCGGGACAGGTGGGATGGACACCCCAGGACAGGTGGGATGGCCTGGGACAGGTGGGAAAGACCCGGGACAGGTGGGGATGGATGGCCTGGGACAGGTGGGAATggcctggggcaggtggggatggatggcctgggacagggagggatggaCACCCCAGGACAGGTGGGATGgacaccccaggacagggaggggatggacaccccaggacagggggGGATGGACACCCCAGGACAGGTGGGGATGGACACCCCAGGACAGGTGGGGATGgacaccccaggacagggggGGATGGACACCCCAGGACAGGTGGGATGgacaccccaggacaggggggatggacaccccaggacagggggGGATGGACACCCCAGGACAG GTGGGATGGACACCCCAGGACAG GTGGGATGGACACCCCGGGACAGGTAGGGATGgacaccccaggacagggggGGATCCATGGACCAGCAGCCATCCCGGGGAGCTCCCTCTGCACCCCCCAGAGATTGAGGGGGTCACACCCCGACCCCAAAACGGGAGCAGGGAATTCAGGGTCCCCTCCTGGGCTCCTCACCCGGGCTGCTCAccccaaagctgctgcctgggaacGATCCCAATTTCCTTTTGGGGACCCACCCCCcgcaccccacagccctggggatgtggctggggcaggaagaggagggtga
- the LOC127060453 gene encoding collagen alpha-1(I) chain-like isoform X2, with amino-acid sequence MLKVSYIKIYKCKNRYREREPGGVLGGPGPAPPPRGASAAFPFFFSFLRVFYEKKKKNPNQNEIPASLGMEMGQPGQLLSRGTPAPPRCPPRCPPRCPPRAPGSAAASPGTTGSGIRVGVPGVGSTGGGVGWSLSTCPGGDSGGDGPGQVGWTPQDRWDGLGQVGKTRDRWGWMAWDRWEWPGAGGDGWPGTGRDGHPRTGGMDTPGQGGDGHPRTGGDGHPRTGGDGHPRTGGDGHPRTGGDGHPRTGGMDTPGQGGWTPQDRGGWTPQDRWGWTPQDRWDGHPRTGGMDTPGQVGMDTPGQGGIHGPAAIPGSSLCTPQRLRGSHPDPKTGAGNSGSPPGLLTRAAHPKAAAWERSQFPFGDPPPAPHSPGDVAGAGRGG; translated from the exons atgcttaAAGTTTcctatataaaaatatacaaatgcaaaaatagaTATCGAGAGAGAGAGCCGgggggggtgctgggggggcCGGGCCCTGCGCCCCCTCCCCGGGgagcttctgctgcctttcctttttttttttcttttttgcgTGTTTTttacgaaaaaaaaaaaaaaaacccaaatcaaaacGAGATTCCTGCTTCCCTCgggatggagatggggcagCCGGGGCAGCTCCTCTCCCGAGGGACTCCGGCTCCTCCCCGGTGCCCTCCTCGGTGCCCGCCTCGGTGCCCGCCCCGGGCTCCCGGCTCGGCTGCAGCTTCTCCCGGGACAACGGGGAGTGGGATAAGGGTGGGGGTACCCGGGGTGGGAAGCACtggggggggtgtggggtgGTCACTCTCCACCTGCCCTGGGGGGGACAGTGGTGGGGATGGCCCGGGACAGGTGGGATGGACACCCCAGGACAGGTGGGATGGCCTGGGACAGGTGGGAAAGACCCGGGACAGGTGGGGATGGATGGCCTGGGACAGGTGGGAATggcctggggcaggtggggatggatggcctgggacagggagggatggaCACCCCAGGACAGGTGGGATGgacaccccaggacagggaggggatggacaccccaggacagggggGGATGGACACCCCAGGACAGGTGGGGATGGACACCCCAGGACAGGTGGGGATGgacaccccaggacagggggGGATGGACACCCCAGGACAGGTGGGATGgacaccccaggacaggggggatggacaccccaggacagggggGGATGGACACCCCAGGACAG GTGGGGATGGACACCCCAGGACAGGTGGGATGGACACCCCAGGACAG GTGGGATGGACACCCCGGGACAGGTAGGGATGgacaccccaggacagggggGGATCCATGGACCAGCAGCCATCCCGGGGAGCTCCCTCTGCACCCCCCAGAGATTGAGGGGGTCACACCCCGACCCCAAAACGGGAGCAGGGAATTCAGGGTCCCCTCCTGGGCTCCTCACCCGGGCTGCTCAccccaaagctgctgcctgggaacGATCCCAATTTCCTTTTGGGGACCCACCCCCcgcaccccacagccctggggatgtggctggggcaggaagaggagggtga
- the LOC127060453 gene encoding collagen alpha-1(I) chain-like isoform X10 — protein MLKVSYIKIYKCKNRYREREPGGVLGGPGPAPPPRGASAAFPFFFSFLRVFYEKKKKNPNQNEIPASLGMEMGQPGQLLSRGTPAPPRCPPRCPPRCPPRAPGSAAASPGTTGSGIRVGVPGVGSTGGGVGWSLSTCPGGDSGGDGPGQVGWTPQDRWDGLGQVGMDTPGQVGMDTPGQGGMDTPGQVGWTPQDRGDGHPRTGGDGHPRTGGMDTPGQVGMDTPGQGGIHGPAAIPGSSLCTPQRLRGSHPDPKTGAGNSGSPPGLLTRAAHPKAAAWERSQFPFGDPPPAPHSPGDVAGAGRGG, from the exons atgcttaAAGTTTcctatataaaaatatacaaatgcaaaaatagaTATCGAGAGAGAGAGCCGgggggggtgctgggggggcCGGGCCCTGCGCCCCCTCCCCGGGgagcttctgctgcctttcctttttttttttcttttttgcgTGTTTTttacgaaaaaaaaaaaaaaaacccaaatcaaaacGAGATTCCTGCTTCCCTCgggatggagatggggcagCCGGGGCAGCTCCTCTCCCGAGGGACTCCGGCTCCTCCCCGGTGCCCTCCTCGGTGCCCGCCTCGGTGCCCGCCCCGGGCTCCCGGCTCGGCTGCAGCTTCTCCCGGGACAACGGGGAGTGGGATAAGGGTGGGGGTACCCGGGGTGGGAAGCACtggggggggtgtggggtgGTCACTCTCCACCTGCCCTGGGGGGGACAGTGGTGGGGATGGCCCGGGACAGGTGGGATGGACACCCCAGGACAGGTGGGATGGCCTGGGACAG GTGGGGATGGACACCCCAGGACAGGTGGGGATGgacaccccaggacagggggGGATGGACACCCCAGGACAGGTGGGATGgacaccccaggacaggggggatggacaccccaggacagggggGGATGGACACCCCAGGACAG GTGGGATGGACACCCCGGGACAGGTAGGGATGgacaccccaggacagggggGGATCCATGGACCAGCAGCCATCCCGGGGAGCTCCCTCTGCACCCCCCAGAGATTGAGGGGGTCACACCCCGACCCCAAAACGGGAGCAGGGAATTCAGGGTCCCCTCCTGGGCTCCTCACCCGGGCTGCTCAccccaaagctgctgcctgggaacGATCCCAATTTCCTTTTGGGGACCCACCCCCcgcaccccacagccctggggatgtggctggggcaggaagaggagggtga
- the LOC127060453 gene encoding translation initiation factor IF-2-like isoform X6, with translation MLKVSYIKIYKCKNRYREREPGGVLGGPGPAPPPRGASAAFPFFFSFLRVFYEKKKKNPNQNEIPASLGMEMGQPGQLLSRGTPAPPRCPPRCPPRCPPRAPGSAAASPGTTGSGIRVGVPGVGSTGGGVGWSLSTCPGGDSGGDGPGQVGWTPQDRWDGLGQVGKTRDRWGWMAWDRWGWTPQDRWGWTPQDRGGWTPQDRWDGHPRTGGMDTPGQGGMDTPGQVGMDTPGQVGWTPQDRWDGHPRTGGDGPGQGGWTPQDRWDGHPRTGGMDTPGQVGMDTPGQGGIHGPAAIPGSSLCTPQRLRGSHPDPKTGAGNSGSPPGLLTRAAHPKAAAWERSQFPFGDPPPAPHSPGDVAGAGRGG, from the exons atgcttaAAGTTTcctatataaaaatatacaaatgcaaaaatagaTATCGAGAGAGAGAGCCGgggggggtgctgggggggcCGGGCCCTGCGCCCCCTCCCCGGGgagcttctgctgcctttcctttttttttttcttttttgcgTGTTTTttacgaaaaaaaaaaaaaaaacccaaatcaaaacGAGATTCCTGCTTCCCTCgggatggagatggggcagCCGGGGCAGCTCCTCTCCCGAGGGACTCCGGCTCCTCCCCGGTGCCCTCCTCGGTGCCCGCCTCGGTGCCCGCCCCGGGCTCCCGGCTCGGCTGCAGCTTCTCCCGGGACAACGGGGAGTGGGATAAGGGTGGGGGTACCCGGGGTGGGAAGCACtggggggggtgtggggtgGTCACTCTCCACCTGCCCTGGGGGGGACAGTGGTGGGGATGGCCCGGGACAGGTGGGATGGACACCCCAGGACAGGTGGGATGGCCTGGGACAGGTGGGAAAGACCCGGGACAGGTGGGGATGGATGGCCTGGGACAG GTGGGGATGGACACCCCAGGACAGGTGGGGATGgacaccccaggacagggggGGATGGACACCCCAGGACAGGTGGGATGgacaccccaggacaggggggatggacaccccaggacagggggGGATGGACACCCCAGGACAG GTGGGGATGGACACCCCAGGACAGGTGGGATGGACACCCCAGGACAGGTGGGATGGACACCCCAGGACAGGTGGGGATGGCCCAGGACAGGGGGGATGGACACCCCAGGATAG GTGGGATGGACACCCCAGGACAG GTGGGATGGACACCCCGGGACAGGTAGGGATGgacaccccaggacagggggGGATCCATGGACCAGCAGCCATCCCGGGGAGCTCCCTCTGCACCCCCCAGAGATTGAGGGGGTCACACCCCGACCCCAAAACGGGAGCAGGGAATTCAGGGTCCCCTCCTGGGCTCCTCACCCGGGCTGCTCAccccaaagctgctgcctgggaacGATCCCAATTTCCTTTTGGGGACCCACCCCCcgcaccccacagccctggggatgtggctggggcaggaagaggagggtga
- the LOC127060453 gene encoding collagen alpha-1(IV) chain-like isoform X7, whose product MLKVSYIKIYKCKNRYREREPGGVLGGPGPAPPPRGASAAFPFFFSFLRVFYEKKKKNPNQNEIPASLGMEMGQPGQLLSRGTPAPPRCPPRCPPRCPPRAPGSAAASPGTTGSGIRVGVPGVGSTGGGVGWSLSTCPGGDSGGDGPGQVGWTPQDRWDGLGQVGKTRDRWGWMAWDRWEWPGAGGDGWPGTGRDGHPRTGGMDTPGQGGDGHPRTGGDGHPRTGGDGHPRTGGMDTPGQVGMDTPGQGGIHGPAAIPGSSLCTPQRLRGSHPDPKTGAGNSGSPPGLLTRAAHPKAAAWERSQFPFGDPPPAPHSPGDVAGAGRGG is encoded by the exons atgcttaAAGTTTcctatataaaaatatacaaatgcaaaaatagaTATCGAGAGAGAGAGCCGgggggggtgctgggggggcCGGGCCCTGCGCCCCCTCCCCGGGgagcttctgctgcctttcctttttttttttcttttttgcgTGTTTTttacgaaaaaaaaaaaaaaaacccaaatcaaaacGAGATTCCTGCTTCCCTCgggatggagatggggcagCCGGGGCAGCTCCTCTCCCGAGGGACTCCGGCTCCTCCCCGGTGCCCTCCTCGGTGCCCGCCTCGGTGCCCGCCCCGGGCTCCCGGCTCGGCTGCAGCTTCTCCCGGGACAACGGGGAGTGGGATAAGGGTGGGGGTACCCGGGGTGGGAAGCACtggggggggtgtggggtgGTCACTCTCCACCTGCCCTGGGGGGGACAGTGGTGGGGATGGCCCGGGACAGGTGGGATGGACACCCCAGGACAGGTGGGATGGCCTGGGACAGGTGGGAAAGACCCGGGACAGGTGGGGATGGATGGCCTGGGACAGGTGGGAATggcctggggcaggtggggatggatggcctgggacagggagggatggaCACCCCAGGACAGGTGGGATGgacaccccaggacagggaggggatggacaccccaggacagggggGGATGGACACCCCAGGACAGGTGGGGATGGACACCCCAGGACAG GTGGGATGGACACCCCGGGACAGGTAGGGATGgacaccccaggacagggggGGATCCATGGACCAGCAGCCATCCCGGGGAGCTCCCTCTGCACCCCCCAGAGATTGAGGGGGTCACACCCCGACCCCAAAACGGGAGCAGGGAATTCAGGGTCCCCTCCTGGGCTCCTCACCCGGGCTGCTCAccccaaagctgctgcctgggaacGATCCCAATTTCCTTTTGGGGACCCACCCCCcgcaccccacagccctggggatgtggctggggcaggaagaggagggtga
- the LOC127060453 gene encoding collagen alpha-1(I) chain-like isoform X11 has translation MLKVSYIKIYKCKNRYREREPGGVLGGPGPAPPPRGASAAFPFFFSFLRVFYEKKKKNPNQNEIPASLGMEMGQPGQLLSRGTPAPPRCPPRCPPRCPPRAPGSAAASPGTTGSGIRVGVPGVGSTGGGVGWSLSTCPGGDSGGDGPGQVGWTPQDRWDGLGQVGKTRDRWGWMAWDRWGWTPQDRWGWTPQDRGGWTPQDRWGWTPQDRGMDTPGQVGMDTPGQGGIHGPAAIPGSSLCTPQRLRGSHPDPKTGAGNSGSPPGLLTRAAHPKAAAWERSQFPFGDPPPAPHSPGDVAGAGRGG, from the exons atgcttaAAGTTTcctatataaaaatatacaaatgcaaaaatagaTATCGAGAGAGAGAGCCGgggggggtgctgggggggcCGGGCCCTGCGCCCCCTCCCCGGGgagcttctgctgcctttcctttttttttttcttttttgcgTGTTTTttacgaaaaaaaaaaaaaaaacccaaatcaaaacGAGATTCCTGCTTCCCTCgggatggagatggggcagCCGGGGCAGCTCCTCTCCCGAGGGACTCCGGCTCCTCCCCGGTGCCCTCCTCGGTGCCCGCCTCGGTGCCCGCCCCGGGCTCCCGGCTCGGCTGCAGCTTCTCCCGGGACAACGGGGAGTGGGATAAGGGTGGGGGTACCCGGGGTGGGAAGCACtggggggggtgtggggtgGTCACTCTCCACCTGCCCTGGGGGGGACAGTGGTGGGGATGGCCCGGGACAGGTGGGATGGACACCCCAGGACAGGTGGGATGGCCTGGGACAGGTGGGAAAGACCCGGGACAGGTGGGGATGGATGGCCTGGGACAG GTGGGGATGGACACCCCAGGACAGGTGGGGATGgacaccccaggacagggggGGATGGACACCCCAGGACAG GTGGGGATGgacaccccaggacaggggg ATGGACACCCCGGGACAGGTAGGGATGgacaccccaggacagggggGGATCCATGGACCAGCAGCCATCCCGGGGAGCTCCCTCTGCACCCCCCAGAGATTGAGGGGGTCACACCCCGACCCCAAAACGGGAGCAGGGAATTCAGGGTCCCCTCCTGGGCTCCTCACCCGGGCTGCTCAccccaaagctgctgcctgggaacGATCCCAATTTCCTTTTGGGGACCCACCCCCcgcaccccacagccctggggatgtggctggggcaggaagaggagggtga
- the LOC127060453 gene encoding uncharacterized protein LOC127060453 isoform X9: protein MLKVSYIKIYKCKNRYREREPGGVLGGPGPAPPPRGASAAFPFFFSFLRVFYEKKKKNPNQNEIPASLGMEMGQPGQLLSRGTPAPPRCPPRCPPRCPPRAPGSAAASPGTTGSGIRVGVPGVGSTGGGVGWSLSTCPGGDSGGDGPGQVGWTPQDRWDGLGQVGKTRDRWGWMAWDRWEWPGAGGDGWPGTGRDGHPRTGGMDTPGQGGDGHPRTGGDGHPRTGGDGHPRTGGDGHPRTGGDGHPRTGGMDTPGQGGWTPQDRGGWTPQDRWGWTPQDRWDGHPRTGGMDTPGQVGMAQDRGDGHPRIGGMDTPGQVGWTPRDR from the exons atgcttaAAGTTTcctatataaaaatatacaaatgcaaaaatagaTATCGAGAGAGAGAGCCGgggggggtgctgggggggcCGGGCCCTGCGCCCCCTCCCCGGGgagcttctgctgcctttcctttttttttttcttttttgcgTGTTTTttacgaaaaaaaaaaaaaaaacccaaatcaaaacGAGATTCCTGCTTCCCTCgggatggagatggggcagCCGGGGCAGCTCCTCTCCCGAGGGACTCCGGCTCCTCCCCGGTGCCCTCCTCGGTGCCCGCCTCGGTGCCCGCCCCGGGCTCCCGGCTCGGCTGCAGCTTCTCCCGGGACAACGGGGAGTGGGATAAGGGTGGGGGTACCCGGGGTGGGAAGCACtggggggggtgtggggtgGTCACTCTCCACCTGCCCTGGGGGGGACAGTGGTGGGGATGGCCCGGGACAGGTGGGATGGACACCCCAGGACAGGTGGGATGGCCTGGGACAGGTGGGAAAGACCCGGGACAGGTGGGGATGGATGGCCTGGGACAGGTGGGAATggcctggggcaggtggggatggatggcctgggacagggagggatggaCACCCCAGGACAGGTGGGATGgacaccccaggacagggaggggatggacaccccaggacagggggGGATGGACACCCCAGGACAGGTGGGGATGGACACCCCAGGACAGGTGGGGATGgacaccccaggacagggggGGATGGACACCCCAGGACAGGTGGGATGgacaccccaggacaggggggatggacaccccaggacagggggGGATGGACACCCCAGGACAG GTGGGGATGGACACCCCAGGACAGGTGGGATGGACACCCCAGGACAGGTGGGATGGACACCCCAGGACAGGTGGGGATGGCCCAGGACAGGGGGGATGGACACCCCAGGATAG GTGGGATGGACACCCCAGGACAG GTGGGATGGACACCCCGGGACAGGTAG